One stretch of Oncorhynchus keta strain PuntledgeMale-10-30-2019 chromosome 18, Oket_V2, whole genome shotgun sequence DNA includes these proteins:
- the LOC118397509 gene encoding vasodilator-stimulated phosphoprotein-like isoform X6 → MSESSICQARATVMIYDDGNKKWLPAGTGTQNFSRVQIYHNPSTNAFRVVGRKMQTDQQVVINCPIVKGLKYNEATPNFHQWRDARQVWGLNFGSKEDAALFANGIAHALEVLSSLSDAGYATLPRPVSNGPSPEELEQQRRLEQQRLEQQRLEQQETERQERERQERERQAAAVPAASLAPPAPPGPPPPPGPPPSGPPPPPGPPPPGPLATGSGPPPAPPLPSPGGDGGLGGGAGGLAAALAGAKLRRVAKEDSGAAAAPAAKPDQSRTSASIGGGGGGGGLMGEMASILARRKKMADGGAKPPAKMADNEYSESQGQSDTLGRRPWEKSATMPRNHSISKSMDSTSPLSQGPRVKQAGVNNDAGGGEETDIERIKQEILDEMRKELQKVKEEIIEAFIEELQKRGST, encoded by the exons TGAGTCCAGCATCTGCCAGGCTCGGGCCACGGTGATGATCTATGATGATGGGAATAAGAAGTGGCTCCCGGCAGGAACTGGGACTCAGAACTTCAGCAGGGTCCAGATCTACCACAACCCCTCTACTAACGCCTTCAGAGTGGTGGGACGCAAGATGCAGACAGATcaacag GTGGTGATTAACTGTCCGATTGTGAAAGGCCTGAAGTACAATGAGGCCACGCCCAACTTCCACCAGTGGCGGGATGCACGGCAGGTGTGGGGGCTCAACTTCGGCAGTAAGGAGGATGCTGCCCTCTTCGCCAACGGAATCGCCCACGCACTGGAAGTGCTCAGTTCCCTGTCAGACGCAG gTTACGCTACCCTCCCGCGCCCAGTGTCAAATGGACCCTCCCCAGAGGAACTGGAACAGCAGAGGAG GCTGGAGCAGCAGAGGCTGGAGCAGCAGAGGCTGGAGCAGCAGGAGACAGAgcgtcaggagagagagaggcaggagagagagagacaagctgCAGCAG tgCCCGCTGCATCGTTGGCTCCCCCAGCACCTCCGggccctcctccaccccccgGCCCCCCTCCATCTGGGCCCCCTCCACCCCCGGGACCTCCTCCCCCAGGACCCCTGGCCACAGGATCAGGACCCCCGCCCGCCCCACCACTGCCCTCCCCGGGAGGAGATGGGGGTCTAGGGGGTGGTGCAGGGGGCCTGGCGGCAGCCTTAGCCGGGGCCAAGCTCCGCAGAGTGgccaag GAGGATAGTGGTGCTGCTGCAGCACCGGCTGCCAAGCCTGATCAAAGTCGCACCAGTGCCTCcatcggtggtggtggtggtggaggaggcttGATGGGTGAGATGGCATCCATCTTGGCACGGAG GAAAAAAATGGCAGACGGTGGGGCTAAGCCACCTGCTAAAATGGCAGATAAT GAATACTCAGAGTCCCAAGGCCAAAGTG ACACTCTTGGACGAAGACCGTGGGAGAAATCAGCCACTATGCCAAG GAATCACTCCATCTCCAAGAGCATGGACTCCACCTCTCCCTTGTCCCAAGGTCCCAG GGTGAAGCAAGCAGGTGTTAATAATGATGCTGGAGGTGGTGAAGAGACCGATATTGAGAGGATTAAACAG GAGATTCTTGATGAGATGCGGAAGGAGTTACAAAAAGTCAAGGAGGAGATAATCGAAG CCTTTATTGAGGAGCTACAGAAGAGGGGCTCCACATAG
- the LOC118397509 gene encoding vasodilator-stimulated phosphoprotein-like isoform X4: protein MSESSICQARATVMIYDDGNKKWLPAGTGTQNFSRVQIYHNPSTNAFRVVGRKMQTDQQVVINCPIVKGLKYNEATPNFHQWRDARQVWGLNFGSKEDAALFANGIAHALEVLSSLSDAGYATLPRPVSNGPSPEELEQQRRLEQQRLEQQRLEQQRLEQQRLEQQETERQERERQERERQAAAVPAASLAPPAPPGPPPPPGPPPSGPPPPPGPPPPGPLATGSGPPPAPPLPSPGGDGGLGGGAGGLAAALAGAKLRRVAKEDSGAAAAPAAKPDQSRTSASIGGGGGGGGLMGEMASILARRKKMADGGAKPPAKMADNEYSESQGQSDTLGRRPWEKSATMPRNHSISKSMDSTSPLSQGPRVKQAGVNNDAGGGEETDIERIKQEILDEMRKELQKVKEEIIEAFIEELQKRGST from the exons TGAGTCCAGCATCTGCCAGGCTCGGGCCACGGTGATGATCTATGATGATGGGAATAAGAAGTGGCTCCCGGCAGGAACTGGGACTCAGAACTTCAGCAGGGTCCAGATCTACCACAACCCCTCTACTAACGCCTTCAGAGTGGTGGGACGCAAGATGCAGACAGATcaacag GTGGTGATTAACTGTCCGATTGTGAAAGGCCTGAAGTACAATGAGGCCACGCCCAACTTCCACCAGTGGCGGGATGCACGGCAGGTGTGGGGGCTCAACTTCGGCAGTAAGGAGGATGCTGCCCTCTTCGCCAACGGAATCGCCCACGCACTGGAAGTGCTCAGTTCCCTGTCAGACGCAG gTTACGCTACCCTCCCGCGCCCAGTGTCAAATGGACCCTCCCCAGAGGAACTGGAACAGCAGAGGAG GCTGGAGCAGCAGAGGCTGGAGCAGCAGAGGCTGGAGCAGCAGAGGCTGGAGCAGCAGAGGCTGGAGCAGCAGGAGACAGAgcgtcaggagagagagaggcaggagagagagagacaagctgCAGCAG tgCCCGCTGCATCGTTGGCTCCCCCAGCACCTCCGggccctcctccaccccccgGCCCCCCTCCATCTGGGCCCCCTCCACCCCCGGGACCTCCTCCCCCAGGACCCCTGGCCACAGGATCAGGACCCCCGCCCGCCCCACCACTGCCCTCCCCGGGAGGAGATGGGGGTCTAGGGGGTGGTGCAGGGGGCCTGGCGGCAGCCTTAGCCGGGGCCAAGCTCCGCAGAGTGgccaag GAGGATAGTGGTGCTGCTGCAGCACCGGCTGCCAAGCCTGATCAAAGTCGCACCAGTGCCTCcatcggtggtggtggtggtggaggaggcttGATGGGTGAGATGGCATCCATCTTGGCACGGAG GAAAAAAATGGCAGACGGTGGGGCTAAGCCACCTGCTAAAATGGCAGATAAT GAATACTCAGAGTCCCAAGGCCAAAGTG ACACTCTTGGACGAAGACCGTGGGAGAAATCAGCCACTATGCCAAG GAATCACTCCATCTCCAAGAGCATGGACTCCACCTCTCCCTTGTCCCAAGGTCCCAG GGTGAAGCAAGCAGGTGTTAATAATGATGCTGGAGGTGGTGAAGAGACCGATATTGAGAGGATTAAACAG GAGATTCTTGATGAGATGCGGAAGGAGTTACAAAAAGTCAAGGAGGAGATAATCGAAG CCTTTATTGAGGAGCTACAGAAGAGGGGCTCCACATAG
- the LOC118397509 gene encoding vasodilator-stimulated phosphoprotein-like isoform X1: MSESSICQARATVMIYDDGNKKWLPAGTGTQNFSRVQIYHNPSTNAFRVVGRKMQTDQQVVINCPIVKGLKYNEATPNFHQWRDARQVWGLNFGSKEDAALFANGIAHALEVLSSLSDAGYATLPRPVSNGPSPEELEQQRRLEQQRLEQQRLEQQRLEQQRLEQQRLEQQRLEQQRLEQQETERQERERQERERQAAAVPAASLAPPAPPGPPPPPGPPPSGPPPPPGPPPPGPLATGSGPPPAPPLPSPGGDGGLGGGAGGLAAALAGAKLRRVAKEDSGAAAAPAAKPDQSRTSASIGGGGGGGGLMGEMASILARRKKMADGGAKPPAKMADNEYSESQGQSDTLGRRPWEKSATMPRNHSISKSMDSTSPLSQGPRVKQAGVNNDAGGGEETDIERIKQEILDEMRKELQKVKEEIIEAFIEELQKRGST, from the exons TGAGTCCAGCATCTGCCAGGCTCGGGCCACGGTGATGATCTATGATGATGGGAATAAGAAGTGGCTCCCGGCAGGAACTGGGACTCAGAACTTCAGCAGGGTCCAGATCTACCACAACCCCTCTACTAACGCCTTCAGAGTGGTGGGACGCAAGATGCAGACAGATcaacag GTGGTGATTAACTGTCCGATTGTGAAAGGCCTGAAGTACAATGAGGCCACGCCCAACTTCCACCAGTGGCGGGATGCACGGCAGGTGTGGGGGCTCAACTTCGGCAGTAAGGAGGATGCTGCCCTCTTCGCCAACGGAATCGCCCACGCACTGGAAGTGCTCAGTTCCCTGTCAGACGCAG gTTACGCTACCCTCCCGCGCCCAGTGTCAAATGGACCCTCCCCAGAGGAACTGGAACAGCAGAGGAG GCTGGAGCAGCAGAGGCTGGAGCAGCAGAGGCTGGAGCAGCAGAGGCTGGAGCAGCAGAGGCTGGAGCAGCAGAGGCTGGAGCAGCAGAGGCTGGAGCAGCAGAGGCTGGAGCAGCAGGAGACAGAgcgtcaggagagagagaggcaggagagagagagacaagctgCAGCAG tgCCCGCTGCATCGTTGGCTCCCCCAGCACCTCCGggccctcctccaccccccgGCCCCCCTCCATCTGGGCCCCCTCCACCCCCGGGACCTCCTCCCCCAGGACCCCTGGCCACAGGATCAGGACCCCCGCCCGCCCCACCACTGCCCTCCCCGGGAGGAGATGGGGGTCTAGGGGGTGGTGCAGGGGGCCTGGCGGCAGCCTTAGCCGGGGCCAAGCTCCGCAGAGTGgccaag GAGGATAGTGGTGCTGCTGCAGCACCGGCTGCCAAGCCTGATCAAAGTCGCACCAGTGCCTCcatcggtggtggtggtggtggaggaggcttGATGGGTGAGATGGCATCCATCTTGGCACGGAG GAAAAAAATGGCAGACGGTGGGGCTAAGCCACCTGCTAAAATGGCAGATAAT GAATACTCAGAGTCCCAAGGCCAAAGTG ACACTCTTGGACGAAGACCGTGGGAGAAATCAGCCACTATGCCAAG GAATCACTCCATCTCCAAGAGCATGGACTCCACCTCTCCCTTGTCCCAAGGTCCCAG GGTGAAGCAAGCAGGTGTTAATAATGATGCTGGAGGTGGTGAAGAGACCGATATTGAGAGGATTAAACAG GAGATTCTTGATGAGATGCGGAAGGAGTTACAAAAAGTCAAGGAGGAGATAATCGAAG CCTTTATTGAGGAGCTACAGAAGAGGGGCTCCACATAG
- the LOC118397509 gene encoding vasodilator-stimulated phosphoprotein-like isoform X7 gives MSESSICQARATVMIYDDGNKKWLPAGTGTQNFSRVQIYHNPSTNAFRVVGRKMQTDQQVVINCPIVKGLKYNEATPNFHQWRDARQVWGLNFGSKEDAALFANGIAHALEVLSSLSDAGYATLPRPVSNGPSPEELEQQRRLEQQRLEQQETERQERERQERERQAAAVPAASLAPPAPPGPPPPPGPPPSGPPPPPGPPPPGPLATGSGPPPAPPLPSPGGDGGLGGGAGGLAAALAGAKLRRVAKEDSGAAAAPAAKPDQSRTSASIGGGGGGGGLMGEMASILARRKKMADGGAKPPAKMADNEYSESQGQSDTLGRRPWEKSATMPRNHSISKSMDSTSPLSQGPRVKQAGVNNDAGGGEETDIERIKQEILDEMRKELQKVKEEIIEAFIEELQKRGST, from the exons TGAGTCCAGCATCTGCCAGGCTCGGGCCACGGTGATGATCTATGATGATGGGAATAAGAAGTGGCTCCCGGCAGGAACTGGGACTCAGAACTTCAGCAGGGTCCAGATCTACCACAACCCCTCTACTAACGCCTTCAGAGTGGTGGGACGCAAGATGCAGACAGATcaacag GTGGTGATTAACTGTCCGATTGTGAAAGGCCTGAAGTACAATGAGGCCACGCCCAACTTCCACCAGTGGCGGGATGCACGGCAGGTGTGGGGGCTCAACTTCGGCAGTAAGGAGGATGCTGCCCTCTTCGCCAACGGAATCGCCCACGCACTGGAAGTGCTCAGTTCCCTGTCAGACGCAG gTTACGCTACCCTCCCGCGCCCAGTGTCAAATGGACCCTCCCCAGAGGAACTGGAACAGCAGAGGAG GCTGGAGCAGCAGAGGCTGGAGCAGCAGGAGACAGAgcgtcaggagagagagaggcaggagagagagagacaagctgCAGCAG tgCCCGCTGCATCGTTGGCTCCCCCAGCACCTCCGggccctcctccaccccccgGCCCCCCTCCATCTGGGCCCCCTCCACCCCCGGGACCTCCTCCCCCAGGACCCCTGGCCACAGGATCAGGACCCCCGCCCGCCCCACCACTGCCCTCCCCGGGAGGAGATGGGGGTCTAGGGGGTGGTGCAGGGGGCCTGGCGGCAGCCTTAGCCGGGGCCAAGCTCCGCAGAGTGgccaag GAGGATAGTGGTGCTGCTGCAGCACCGGCTGCCAAGCCTGATCAAAGTCGCACCAGTGCCTCcatcggtggtggtggtggtggaggaggcttGATGGGTGAGATGGCATCCATCTTGGCACGGAG GAAAAAAATGGCAGACGGTGGGGCTAAGCCACCTGCTAAAATGGCAGATAAT GAATACTCAGAGTCCCAAGGCCAAAGTG ACACTCTTGGACGAAGACCGTGGGAGAAATCAGCCACTATGCCAAG GAATCACTCCATCTCCAAGAGCATGGACTCCACCTCTCCCTTGTCCCAAGGTCCCAG GGTGAAGCAAGCAGGTGTTAATAATGATGCTGGAGGTGGTGAAGAGACCGATATTGAGAGGATTAAACAG GAGATTCTTGATGAGATGCGGAAGGAGTTACAAAAAGTCAAGGAGGAGATAATCGAAG CCTTTATTGAGGAGCTACAGAAGAGGGGCTCCACATAG
- the LOC118397509 gene encoding vasodilator-stimulated phosphoprotein-like isoform X5, with protein sequence MSESSICQARATVMIYDDGNKKWLPAGTGTQNFSRVQIYHNPSTNAFRVVGRKMQTDQQVVINCPIVKGLKYNEATPNFHQWRDARQVWGLNFGSKEDAALFANGIAHALEVLSSLSDAGYATLPRPVSNGPSPEELEQQRRLEQQRLEQQRLEQQRLEQQETERQERERQERERQAAAVPAASLAPPAPPGPPPPPGPPPSGPPPPPGPPPPGPLATGSGPPPAPPLPSPGGDGGLGGGAGGLAAALAGAKLRRVAKEDSGAAAAPAAKPDQSRTSASIGGGGGGGGLMGEMASILARRKKMADGGAKPPAKMADNEYSESQGQSDTLGRRPWEKSATMPRNHSISKSMDSTSPLSQGPRVKQAGVNNDAGGGEETDIERIKQEILDEMRKELQKVKEEIIEAFIEELQKRGST encoded by the exons TGAGTCCAGCATCTGCCAGGCTCGGGCCACGGTGATGATCTATGATGATGGGAATAAGAAGTGGCTCCCGGCAGGAACTGGGACTCAGAACTTCAGCAGGGTCCAGATCTACCACAACCCCTCTACTAACGCCTTCAGAGTGGTGGGACGCAAGATGCAGACAGATcaacag GTGGTGATTAACTGTCCGATTGTGAAAGGCCTGAAGTACAATGAGGCCACGCCCAACTTCCACCAGTGGCGGGATGCACGGCAGGTGTGGGGGCTCAACTTCGGCAGTAAGGAGGATGCTGCCCTCTTCGCCAACGGAATCGCCCACGCACTGGAAGTGCTCAGTTCCCTGTCAGACGCAG gTTACGCTACCCTCCCGCGCCCAGTGTCAAATGGACCCTCCCCAGAGGAACTGGAACAGCAGAGGAG GCTGGAGCAGCAGAGGCTGGAGCAGCAGAGGCTGGAGCAGCAGAGGCTGGAGCAGCAGGAGACAGAgcgtcaggagagagagaggcaggagagagagagacaagctgCAGCAG tgCCCGCTGCATCGTTGGCTCCCCCAGCACCTCCGggccctcctccaccccccgGCCCCCCTCCATCTGGGCCCCCTCCACCCCCGGGACCTCCTCCCCCAGGACCCCTGGCCACAGGATCAGGACCCCCGCCCGCCCCACCACTGCCCTCCCCGGGAGGAGATGGGGGTCTAGGGGGTGGTGCAGGGGGCCTGGCGGCAGCCTTAGCCGGGGCCAAGCTCCGCAGAGTGgccaag GAGGATAGTGGTGCTGCTGCAGCACCGGCTGCCAAGCCTGATCAAAGTCGCACCAGTGCCTCcatcggtggtggtggtggtggaggaggcttGATGGGTGAGATGGCATCCATCTTGGCACGGAG GAAAAAAATGGCAGACGGTGGGGCTAAGCCACCTGCTAAAATGGCAGATAAT GAATACTCAGAGTCCCAAGGCCAAAGTG ACACTCTTGGACGAAGACCGTGGGAGAAATCAGCCACTATGCCAAG GAATCACTCCATCTCCAAGAGCATGGACTCCACCTCTCCCTTGTCCCAAGGTCCCAG GGTGAAGCAAGCAGGTGTTAATAATGATGCTGGAGGTGGTGAAGAGACCGATATTGAGAGGATTAAACAG GAGATTCTTGATGAGATGCGGAAGGAGTTACAAAAAGTCAAGGAGGAGATAATCGAAG CCTTTATTGAGGAGCTACAGAAGAGGGGCTCCACATAG
- the LOC118397509 gene encoding vasodilator-stimulated phosphoprotein-like isoform X2: MSESSICQARATVMIYDDGNKKWLPAGTGTQNFSRVQIYHNPSTNAFRVVGRKMQTDQQVVINCPIVKGLKYNEATPNFHQWRDARQVWGLNFGSKEDAALFANGIAHALEVLSSLSDAGYATLPRPVSNGPSPEELEQQRRLEQQRLEQQRLEQQRLEQQRLEQQRLEQQRLEQQETERQERERQERERQAAAVPAASLAPPAPPGPPPPPGPPPSGPPPPPGPPPPGPLATGSGPPPAPPLPSPGGDGGLGGGAGGLAAALAGAKLRRVAKEDSGAAAAPAAKPDQSRTSASIGGGGGGGGLMGEMASILARRKKMADGGAKPPAKMADNEYSESQGQSDTLGRRPWEKSATMPRNHSISKSMDSTSPLSQGPRVKQAGVNNDAGGGEETDIERIKQEILDEMRKELQKVKEEIIEAFIEELQKRGST; this comes from the exons TGAGTCCAGCATCTGCCAGGCTCGGGCCACGGTGATGATCTATGATGATGGGAATAAGAAGTGGCTCCCGGCAGGAACTGGGACTCAGAACTTCAGCAGGGTCCAGATCTACCACAACCCCTCTACTAACGCCTTCAGAGTGGTGGGACGCAAGATGCAGACAGATcaacag GTGGTGATTAACTGTCCGATTGTGAAAGGCCTGAAGTACAATGAGGCCACGCCCAACTTCCACCAGTGGCGGGATGCACGGCAGGTGTGGGGGCTCAACTTCGGCAGTAAGGAGGATGCTGCCCTCTTCGCCAACGGAATCGCCCACGCACTGGAAGTGCTCAGTTCCCTGTCAGACGCAG gTTACGCTACCCTCCCGCGCCCAGTGTCAAATGGACCCTCCCCAGAGGAACTGGAACAGCAGAGGAG GCTGGAGCAGCAGAGGCTGGAGCAGCAGAGGCTGGAGCAGCAGAGGCTGGAGCAGCAGAGGCTGGAGCAGCAGAGGCTGGAGCAGCAGAGGCTGGAGCAGCAGGAGACAGAgcgtcaggagagagagaggcaggagagagagagacaagctgCAGCAG tgCCCGCTGCATCGTTGGCTCCCCCAGCACCTCCGggccctcctccaccccccgGCCCCCCTCCATCTGGGCCCCCTCCACCCCCGGGACCTCCTCCCCCAGGACCCCTGGCCACAGGATCAGGACCCCCGCCCGCCCCACCACTGCCCTCCCCGGGAGGAGATGGGGGTCTAGGGGGTGGTGCAGGGGGCCTGGCGGCAGCCTTAGCCGGGGCCAAGCTCCGCAGAGTGgccaag GAGGATAGTGGTGCTGCTGCAGCACCGGCTGCCAAGCCTGATCAAAGTCGCACCAGTGCCTCcatcggtggtggtggtggtggaggaggcttGATGGGTGAGATGGCATCCATCTTGGCACGGAG GAAAAAAATGGCAGACGGTGGGGCTAAGCCACCTGCTAAAATGGCAGATAAT GAATACTCAGAGTCCCAAGGCCAAAGTG ACACTCTTGGACGAAGACCGTGGGAGAAATCAGCCACTATGCCAAG GAATCACTCCATCTCCAAGAGCATGGACTCCACCTCTCCCTTGTCCCAAGGTCCCAG GGTGAAGCAAGCAGGTGTTAATAATGATGCTGGAGGTGGTGAAGAGACCGATATTGAGAGGATTAAACAG GAGATTCTTGATGAGATGCGGAAGGAGTTACAAAAAGTCAAGGAGGAGATAATCGAAG CCTTTATTGAGGAGCTACAGAAGAGGGGCTCCACATAG
- the LOC118397509 gene encoding vasodilator-stimulated phosphoprotein-like isoform X3: protein MSESSICQARATVMIYDDGNKKWLPAGTGTQNFSRVQIYHNPSTNAFRVVGRKMQTDQQVVINCPIVKGLKYNEATPNFHQWRDARQVWGLNFGSKEDAALFANGIAHALEVLSSLSDAGYATLPRPVSNGPSPEELEQQRRLEQQRLEQQRLEQQRLEQQRLEQQRLEQQETERQERERQERERQAAAVPAASLAPPAPPGPPPPPGPPPSGPPPPPGPPPPGPLATGSGPPPAPPLPSPGGDGGLGGGAGGLAAALAGAKLRRVAKEDSGAAAAPAAKPDQSRTSASIGGGGGGGGLMGEMASILARRKKMADGGAKPPAKMADNEYSESQGQSDTLGRRPWEKSATMPRNHSISKSMDSTSPLSQGPRVKQAGVNNDAGGGEETDIERIKQEILDEMRKELQKVKEEIIEAFIEELQKRGST, encoded by the exons TGAGTCCAGCATCTGCCAGGCTCGGGCCACGGTGATGATCTATGATGATGGGAATAAGAAGTGGCTCCCGGCAGGAACTGGGACTCAGAACTTCAGCAGGGTCCAGATCTACCACAACCCCTCTACTAACGCCTTCAGAGTGGTGGGACGCAAGATGCAGACAGATcaacag GTGGTGATTAACTGTCCGATTGTGAAAGGCCTGAAGTACAATGAGGCCACGCCCAACTTCCACCAGTGGCGGGATGCACGGCAGGTGTGGGGGCTCAACTTCGGCAGTAAGGAGGATGCTGCCCTCTTCGCCAACGGAATCGCCCACGCACTGGAAGTGCTCAGTTCCCTGTCAGACGCAG gTTACGCTACCCTCCCGCGCCCAGTGTCAAATGGACCCTCCCCAGAGGAACTGGAACAGCAGAGGAG GCTGGAGCAGCAGAGGCTGGAGCAGCAGAGGCTGGAGCAGCAGAGGCTGGAGCAGCAGAGGCTGGAGCAGCAGAGGCTGGAGCAGCAGGAGACAGAgcgtcaggagagagagaggcaggagagagagagacaagctgCAGCAG tgCCCGCTGCATCGTTGGCTCCCCCAGCACCTCCGggccctcctccaccccccgGCCCCCCTCCATCTGGGCCCCCTCCACCCCCGGGACCTCCTCCCCCAGGACCCCTGGCCACAGGATCAGGACCCCCGCCCGCCCCACCACTGCCCTCCCCGGGAGGAGATGGGGGTCTAGGGGGTGGTGCAGGGGGCCTGGCGGCAGCCTTAGCCGGGGCCAAGCTCCGCAGAGTGgccaag GAGGATAGTGGTGCTGCTGCAGCACCGGCTGCCAAGCCTGATCAAAGTCGCACCAGTGCCTCcatcggtggtggtggtggtggaggaggcttGATGGGTGAGATGGCATCCATCTTGGCACGGAG GAAAAAAATGGCAGACGGTGGGGCTAAGCCACCTGCTAAAATGGCAGATAAT GAATACTCAGAGTCCCAAGGCCAAAGTG ACACTCTTGGACGAAGACCGTGGGAGAAATCAGCCACTATGCCAAG GAATCACTCCATCTCCAAGAGCATGGACTCCACCTCTCCCTTGTCCCAAGGTCCCAG GGTGAAGCAAGCAGGTGTTAATAATGATGCTGGAGGTGGTGAAGAGACCGATATTGAGAGGATTAAACAG GAGATTCTTGATGAGATGCGGAAGGAGTTACAAAAAGTCAAGGAGGAGATAATCGAAG CCTTTATTGAGGAGCTACAGAAGAGGGGCTCCACATAG